A window from Synechococcus sp. MU1643 encodes these proteins:
- the minE gene encoding cell division topological specificity factor MinE, translating into MTVKEFIDKLLRRQPASAETAKERLQLVLAHDRSDLNPELLEQMRREILEVVARYVEIDLAEGDVSLETEDRVTALVANLPIRRPIAQPAKVEPSEQQPAQA; encoded by the coding sequence ACAGTCAAGGAATTCATCGACAAACTCCTGCGCCGTCAGCCCGCCAGTGCAGAAACAGCCAAAGAGCGGCTCCAGTTGGTGCTGGCCCACGACCGCAGCGACCTCAATCCGGAGCTGCTCGAACAAATGCGCCGCGAGATCCTCGAAGTGGTGGCCCGCTACGTGGAAATCGACCTCGCGGAAGGTGATGTGAGCCTCGAGACGGAAGACCGCGTCACCGCCCTGGTGGCCAACCTGCCGATCCGTCGCCCGATCGCCCAACCAGCGAAGGTGGAACCCTCTGAGCAGCAACCTGCTCAAGCTTGA
- a CDS encoding helix-turn-helix transcriptional regulator, giving the protein MKPRILNLLTPAEQRVVMLLLEGLNNRAISKRLVISHRTLECHISRALRKSGCRNRLELVFGLIRDGDPALNRQAAGKMQSMPA; this is encoded by the coding sequence TTGAAACCTCGGATCCTGAATCTCCTCACCCCCGCTGAACAGCGGGTGGTGATGTTGTTGCTCGAAGGCCTCAACAACCGAGCTATCTCCAAGCGATTGGTGATCAGTCATCGCACCCTTGAGTGTCATATCAGCAGGGCACTCCGGAAGAGCGGTTGTCGCAATCGACTCGAGCTGGTGTTTGGGCTGATCAGGGATGGAGACCCCGCATTGAATCGCCAGGCAGCCGGTAAGATGCAATCCATGCCGGCTTAG